One stretch of Hevea brasiliensis isolate MT/VB/25A 57/8 chromosome 12, ASM3005281v1, whole genome shotgun sequence DNA includes these proteins:
- the LOC131171140 gene encoding uncharacterized protein LOC131171140 → MACSYDKEPSESIEALYSLSCVPRRCVKKYTGCIVNGVQFLTKECGIVVEENHNAETIDFDGELIDIIQIDYVNDKHIILFKCNWFDLGKRKTGVKKEGNIVSVKITRRWYQNDPYILAQQAKQIFYIDDPKLGIYQENEVDSIEIKEDELHLLLRVDVDPEDIKSLLISKLPEGDEDDNFVDDVETDDLDDTLVDYVNNDDIQNTLNDDDDDDFDV, encoded by the exons ATGGCATGCTCATATGATAAAGAACCATCAGAATCCATTGAAGCTCTTTATTCGTTATCATGTGTGCCACGCAGATGTGTTAAAAAGTACACAGGCTGCATTGTGAATGGTGTGCAGTTTCTTACAAAAGAATGTGGGATTGTAGTTGAAGAAAACCATAATGCTGAGACTATTGATTTTGATGGGGAGCTTATTGATATTATTCAGATAGATTATGTTAATGACAAGCACATTATTCTTTTCAAATGCAATTGGTTTGACCTTGGGAAAAGAAAAACAGGAGTTAAAAAGGAAGGAAATATAGTTAGTGTTAAGATTACTAGGCGTTGGTATCAAAATGACCCTTATATTTTGGCACAGCAAGCAAAACAAATTTTCTATATAGATGATCCAAAATTAGGAA TATATCAAGAGAATGAAGTTGattcaattgaaattaaggaggatGAGTTACATTTGCTACTTAGAGTTGATGTTGATCCAGAAGATATTAAGTCATTACTAATTTCAAAACTTCCTGAAGGTGATGAAGATGATAATTTTGTAGATGATGTTGAAACTGATGACTTAGATGACACATTAGTTGATTATGTGAATAATGATGACATTCAAAACACCcttaatgatgatgatgatgatgattttgATGTTTGA